A region of Streptomyces paludis DNA encodes the following proteins:
- a CDS encoding FAD-dependent monooxygenase has product MDPVIVVGAGPVGLALALALAAQDVPSVVLDEGDGSDDPRPARTAILRSDTAELVARLGCTTLGDEGARWVGWRLMRRKQLMRELALDEPGGGTPAPLHIPQHALTRGLRDAVARQDLVRLVTGSRLDALEQDGGGITAHTRGPGARGWRGSHLVGCDGARSTVRKLLGIRFPGRTAVERHAVAALRADLPWPDEALVHRQPPWRGGGEEVSARPLADGVWRLDWLLPSRGELVTPDALVARLRDTLAGWCGETPPYELLDTGVYTLHHRLARRWRAGRAFLAGDAAHLLGAVGTQGLDEGLRDVDNLSWKLAVDWHHGASETLLDSYQAERRTAVAARLRAADQSLPILRSGGLRTYLPGAARGHDALLADGHLGHGPLGAPPSYPHSPLTPPRAEAQTAVSTPPGGPVVDVRVTAPDGTAVRLGDRLGRGRLLVVLVAPGTGVWDRRHWLTAGVMPRLAAAVTSLPVRAELLVTEAYPGASAHSVLLVRPDGHLVAAFGGVRPSDLYAAADTARGGAPSAGAEESEQPVPDRTANVN; this is encoded by the coding sequence GTGGACCCGGTGATCGTCGTCGGCGCGGGCCCGGTGGGGCTCGCGCTGGCCCTGGCCCTCGCCGCGCAGGACGTCCCCTCCGTCGTACTGGACGAAGGGGACGGTTCGGACGATCCCCGGCCCGCCCGTACGGCCATACTGCGCTCCGACACCGCCGAACTGGTGGCCCGGCTCGGCTGCACCACCCTCGGTGACGAGGGGGCGCGCTGGGTCGGCTGGCGTCTGATGCGGCGCAAGCAGCTGATGCGGGAGCTGGCCCTCGACGAGCCCGGCGGCGGCACCCCCGCGCCCCTCCACATTCCCCAGCACGCCCTGACGCGCGGACTGCGCGACGCCGTCGCCCGGCAGGACCTGGTCCGGCTGGTCACCGGCAGCCGGCTCGACGCGCTGGAGCAGGACGGCGGCGGGATCACGGCGCACACCCGCGGGCCCGGCGCGCGCGGCTGGCGCGGCAGCCATCTGGTGGGCTGCGACGGCGCGAGATCCACCGTCCGCAAGCTGCTCGGCATCCGCTTTCCGGGGCGTACGGCGGTGGAACGGCACGCCGTGGCCGCGCTCCGCGCCGATCTCCCCTGGCCCGACGAGGCGCTGGTGCACCGGCAGCCGCCCTGGCGCGGCGGCGGCGAGGAGGTCTCCGCCAGGCCGCTCGCGGACGGAGTGTGGCGGCTCGACTGGCTGCTGCCCTCCCGCGGCGAGTTGGTGACGCCCGACGCGCTGGTGGCGCGGTTAAGGGACACCCTGGCCGGCTGGTGCGGGGAGACCCCGCCGTACGAACTGCTCGACACGGGCGTCTATACGCTGCACCACCGGCTCGCGAGGCGGTGGCGCGCGGGCCGGGCGTTCCTGGCCGGGGACGCCGCTCATCTGCTGGGCGCGGTGGGCACCCAGGGGCTCGACGAGGGGCTGCGGGACGTCGACAACCTCTCCTGGAAGCTGGCCGTGGACTGGCACCACGGCGCCTCCGAGACGCTGCTGGACAGCTATCAGGCGGAGCGGCGCACGGCGGTCGCCGCGCGGCTGCGGGCCGCGGACCAGTCGCTGCCGATACTGCGGAGCGGCGGGCTGCGGACCTATCTGCCGGGAGCCGCGCGCGGGCACGACGCCCTCCTCGCGGACGGGCATCTGGGGCACGGACCATTGGGAGCACCGCCGTCCTATCCGCACTCCCCCCTCACACCTCCGCGCGCCGAGGCGCAGACGGCGGTGAGTACGCCCCCCGGCGGGCCGGTCGTCGACGTACGGGTCACGGCGCCCGACGGCACGGCCGTACGGCTCGGGGACCGGCTCGGGCGCGGCCGGCTGCTGGTGGTGCTGGTCGCTCCGGGGACCGGGGTGTGGGACCGGCGGCACTGGCTGACCGCGGGGGTGATGCCGCGGCTGGCCGCCGCGGTGACCTCCCTGCCGGTACGGGCCGAACTGCTGGTCACGGAGGCGTATCCGGGGGCTTCCGCGCACAGCGTGCTGCTGGTGCGGCCGGACGGGCATCTGGTGGCGGCTTTCGGCGGAGTGCGCCCCTCCGACCTCTACGCGGCGGCCGACACGGCGCGCGGAGGCGCTCCGTCCGCCGGAGCGGAGGAGTCGGAGCAGCCCGTGCCGGACCGCACCGCGAACGTCAATTGA
- a CDS encoding amino acid ABC transporter permease — MSTTSVLYDAPGKRAKRRNVIYTIAALAVFALAAWWALAIMADKNQLTAEKWSPFVKDSRIWTTYLLPGLGETLKAAALAIVIALPLGALLGIGRLSDHAWIRVPVGAVVEFFRAIPVLLLMIFSYRLYVEFANVSSDVRPLYAVVTGLVLYNASVIAEVVRAGILTLPRGQTDAAKAIGMRKGQTMSYVLLPQAVTAMLPALVSQLVVIVKDTALGGAVLGFADLLSQKEPIPANYGANTIATLVVIGLIYIVLNFALTSFAGWLEKRLRRAKKSTGAVLGANDAHQANAPGHATNESGV; from the coding sequence ATGAGTACCACGTCCGTTCTGTACGACGCTCCGGGTAAACGCGCCAAACGGCGGAATGTGATCTACACGATCGCCGCCCTGGCCGTCTTCGCCCTGGCGGCCTGGTGGGCGCTGGCCATCATGGCCGACAAGAACCAGCTGACGGCCGAGAAGTGGAGTCCGTTCGTCAAGGACTCCAGGATCTGGACCACCTATCTGCTGCCCGGCCTCGGCGAGACGCTCAAAGCGGCCGCCCTGGCCATCGTGATCGCCCTGCCGCTCGGCGCGCTCCTCGGCATCGGCCGGCTCTCCGACCATGCCTGGATACGGGTGCCGGTCGGCGCGGTGGTCGAGTTCTTCCGGGCCATCCCGGTCCTACTGCTGATGATCTTCTCGTACCGGCTGTACGTGGAGTTCGCCAACGTCTCGTCGGACGTGCGCCCGCTCTACGCGGTGGTCACCGGGCTGGTGCTCTACAACGCCTCGGTCATCGCCGAGGTCGTCCGCGCCGGCATCCTCACCCTGCCCCGCGGCCAGACCGACGCCGCGAAGGCGATCGGGATGCGCAAGGGCCAGACCATGTCGTACGTCCTGCTGCCGCAGGCGGTCACGGCGATGCTCCCGGCCCTCGTCAGCCAGCTGGTCGTGATCGTCAAGGACACCGCGCTGGGCGGCGCGGTGCTGGGATTCGCCGATCTGCTCTCGCAGAAGGAGCCGATCCCCGCCAACTACGGCGCGAACACCATCGCGACGCTGGTCGTCATCGGTCTCATCTACATCGTGCTGAACTTCGCGCTCACCAGCTTCGCCGGCTGGCTGGAGAAGCGGCTGCGGCGCGCCAAGAAGAGTACGGGCGCGGTGCTCGGTGCCAATGACGCGCATCAAGCCAACGCTCCGGGCCACGCCACGAACGAAAGCGGCGTCTGA
- a CDS encoding amino acid ABC transporter permease encodes MFDFLDSGQYDLLGAFWVTVQLTLYSAAGSLIWGTLLAGMRVSPVPLLRVFGTGYVNLVRNTPLTLVLVGCSLGLNQTLSITLGGGDFKSIGFRLAVLGLSAYTGTFVCEALRSGINTVPVGQAEAARALGLSFRQVLTLIVLPQAFRAVVAPLANVLIALTKNTTVASAIGVAEASALMKTMIENESSALFAVFTLFALGFILLTLPTGLLLGWVSKRVAVKR; translated from the coding sequence GTGTTCGACTTTCTTGATTCCGGGCAGTACGACCTGCTCGGCGCCTTCTGGGTGACGGTGCAGCTCACCCTCTACTCCGCGGCCGGATCCCTCATATGGGGAACGCTGCTCGCCGGGATGCGGGTCAGTCCCGTACCCCTCCTGCGTGTCTTCGGTACGGGATACGTCAACCTCGTCCGCAACACCCCGCTGACCCTGGTCCTGGTCGGCTGTTCACTGGGGCTCAACCAGACCCTTTCGATCACCCTCGGCGGCGGGGACTTCAAGTCCATCGGCTTCCGGCTCGCCGTCCTCGGGCTGTCCGCCTACACCGGCACCTTCGTCTGCGAAGCGCTCCGCTCCGGCATCAACACCGTGCCCGTGGGCCAAGCGGAGGCCGCCCGCGCGCTCGGTCTGAGCTTCCGTCAGGTCCTGACGCTGATCGTGCTGCCGCAGGCGTTCCGCGCCGTGGTGGCGCCGCTCGCCAACGTACTGATCGCGCTGACCAAGAACACCACCGTGGCCTCGGCCATCGGCGTGGCGGAGGCATCGGCGCTGATGAAGACCATGATCGAGAACGAATCCAGCGCGCTCTTCGCGGTCTTCACGCTCTTCGCCCTCGGATTCATCCTCCTCACCCTTCCCACCGGACTGCTCCTGGGCTGGGTCAGCAAGCGCGTGGCGGTGAAGCGATGA
- a CDS encoding glutamate ABC transporter substrate-binding protein, protein MKLQKASAAAAGALVLALTVTACGGDSNDDSSSGSGGGKITIGIKTDQPGIGLQLPDGSYAGFDVDVATYVAKELGYDAKNIVWKKAPSAERENLIANGDVKFVAASYTINDERKKKVDFAGPYLLAHQDLLVRADDTSITKVEDLNSKKLCSVTGSTSAQNVKDKLAPKADLLERGGYSECLTGLENKAVDALTTDDSILAGFAAQKDLQGKFKLVGLKLSDEPYGIGLKKGDTELKTKINDALKKMVSDGSWEKAVQANFGPAGYKNEPAPQIAD, encoded by the coding sequence ATGAAGCTTCAGAAGGCAAGCGCGGCGGCAGCCGGCGCTCTGGTCCTCGCCCTGACCGTCACCGCCTGCGGCGGCGACAGCAACGACGACAGCAGCAGCGGCAGCGGCGGTGGCAAGATCACCATCGGCATCAAGACCGACCAGCCCGGTATCGGCCTCCAGCTGCCCGACGGCAGCTACGCGGGCTTCGACGTGGACGTCGCCACCTACGTCGCCAAGGAACTCGGCTACGACGCGAAGAACATCGTCTGGAAAAAGGCCCCCAGCGCCGAGCGCGAGAACCTGATCGCCAACGGTGACGTGAAGTTCGTCGCCGCCAGCTACACGATCAACGACGAGCGCAAGAAGAAGGTCGACTTCGCCGGCCCGTACCTCCTCGCCCACCAGGACCTGCTGGTCCGCGCGGACGACACCTCGATCACCAAGGTCGAGGACCTCAACTCGAAGAAGCTCTGTTCGGTCACCGGTTCGACATCCGCGCAGAACGTCAAGGACAAGCTCGCCCCCAAGGCGGACCTCCTGGAGCGCGGCGGCTACTCCGAGTGCCTGACCGGTCTGGAGAACAAGGCCGTTGACGCCCTGACCACGGACGACTCCATCCTCGCCGGCTTCGCCGCGCAGAAGGACCTCCAGGGCAAGTTCAAGCTCGTCGGTCTCAAGCTCAGCGACGAGCCCTACGGCATCGGCCTCAAGAAGGGCGACACCGAGCTGAAGACGAAGATCAACGACGCGCTCAAGAAGATGGTCTCGGACGGTTCCTGGGAGAAGGCGGTCCAGGCGAACTTCGGCCCGGCCGGCTACAAGAACGAGCCCGCCCCGCAGATCGCCGACTGA